One part of the Raphanus sativus cultivar WK10039 chromosome 7, ASM80110v3, whole genome shotgun sequence genome encodes these proteins:
- the LOC108814607 gene encoding serine carboxypeptidase-like 2 isoform X2, whose amino-acid sequence MAKEYVFCVLKFLLLLLQLVFLIHEADSASVVKFLPGFEGPLPFELETGYIGVGEEEEVQLFYYFIKSERNPKEDPLLLWLSGGPGCSSISGLLFENGPLTMKLDVYNGTLPSLLSTTYSWTKISSIIFLDQPVGTGFSYSRTSLDNKPSDSGEAKRIHEFLQKWLGKHQEFTSNPFYAAGDSYSGMIVPALVQEISRGNYQCCNPPINLQGYMLGNPVTEHNGVNYRIPYAHGMAFISDELYESLKRVCKGEYANVDSRNTECLKLLEEYNKCTDRITLFIIQYPLCETETPNCYIYRYLLSTYWANDKTVRKALQINEESIGEWIRCYRDIPYNHDIVSSVPYHKNNSISGYRSLIFSGDHDMAVPYLGTQAWIRSLNYSIVDDWRPWMIKDQIAGKVGTRQSINQRKALSCSKGGSMANLCRRVN is encoded by the exons ATGGCTAAAGAATACGTTTTCTGTGTTCTGAAATTTCTGCTTCTGCTTCTTCAACTTGTCTTCTTAATTCATGAGGCTGATTCTGCATCTGTCGTCAAGTTTCTTCCTGGTTTTGAAGGCCCTCTTCCCTTTGAGCTCGAAACCGG TTATATTGGTGTTGGTGAGGAGGAGGAAGTGCAGTTGTTCTACTACTTCATCAAGTCTGAGAGGAACCCTAAAGAAGACCCTCTTCTTCTCTGGCTAAGTGGAGGACCTGGATGCTCTTCCATCTCTGGCCTTCTTTTTGAGAATG GGCCTCTTACTATGAAACTTGATGTTTATAATGGAACTCTACCTTCTTTGCTCTCTACTACATACTCATGGACTAAG ATTTCAAGCATAATATTCTTGGATCAACCTGTTGGAACTGGCTTCTCCTACTCAAGAACTTCACTTGATAACAAACCGAGTGATTCAGGAGAGGCTAAACGGATTCATGAGTTTCTTCAAAAG TGGCTAGGAAAGCATCAAGAGTTTACCTCAAACCCTTTCTATGCTGCAGGAGATTCTTATTCTGGTATGATTGTTCCGGCTCTGGTTCAAGAAATCTCAAGAG GAAATTATCAATGTTGCAATCCTCCAATAAATCTTCAG GGCTACATGCTGGGTAACCCAGTAACAGAACATAATGGTGTAAACTACCGCATTCCATATGCTCATGGTATGGCATTCATATCTGATGAGCTCTACGAG tCGCTAAAAAGAGTATGCAAAGGAGAATATGCAAATGTTGATTCACGTAACACAGAGTGCTTGAAACTCCTTGAAGAATATAATAAG TGTACAGATAGAATAACTCTATTTATTATACAGTATCCTTTGTGTGAAACTGAAACTCCAAATTGCTAT ATTTATCGCTATTTGTTATCTACCTACTGGGCCAATGACAAAACCGTACGCAAGGCTCTTCAAATCAATGAG GAGAGTATAGGAGAATGGATACGATGTTATCGGGATATTCCTTACAATCATGACATCGTAAGTAGCGTACCTTACCATAAGAATAACAGTATTAGTGGCTACCGTTCTCTCATCTTCAG TGGTGATCACGATATGGCAGTGCCTTACCTTGGAACCCAAGCTTGGATAAGGTCTCTCAACTATTCCATCGTTGATGATTGGAGGCCATGGATGATCAAAGACCAAATCGCTGG GAAGGTGGGCACACGCCAGAGTATAAACCAGAGGAAAGCTTTATCATGTTCGAAAGGTGGATCAATGGCCAACCTCTGTAGAAGAGTAAATTAA
- the LOC108814607 gene encoding serine carboxypeptidase-like 2 isoform X1: MAKEYVFCVLKFLLLLLQLVFLIHEADSASVVKFLPGFEGPLPFELETGYIGVGEEEEVQLFYYFIKSERNPKEDPLLLWLSGGPGCSSISGLLFENGPLTMKLDVYNGTLPSLLSTTYSWTKISSIIFLDQPVGTGFSYSRTSLDNKPSDSGEAKRIHEFLQKWLGKHQEFTSNPFYAAGDSYSGMIVPALVQEISRGNYQCCNPPINLQGYMLGNPVTEHNGVNYRIPYAHGMAFISDELYESLKRVCKGEYANVDSRNTECLKLLEEYNKCTDRITLFIIQYPLCETETPNCYIYRYLLSTYWANDKTVRKALQINEESIGEWIRCYRDIPYNHDIVSSVPYHKNNSISGYRSLIFSGDHDMAVPYLGTQAWIRSLNYSIVDDWRPWMIKDQIAGYTRTYANKMTFATIKEGGHTPEYKPEESFIMFERWINGQPL, translated from the exons ATGGCTAAAGAATACGTTTTCTGTGTTCTGAAATTTCTGCTTCTGCTTCTTCAACTTGTCTTCTTAATTCATGAGGCTGATTCTGCATCTGTCGTCAAGTTTCTTCCTGGTTTTGAAGGCCCTCTTCCCTTTGAGCTCGAAACCGG TTATATTGGTGTTGGTGAGGAGGAGGAAGTGCAGTTGTTCTACTACTTCATCAAGTCTGAGAGGAACCCTAAAGAAGACCCTCTTCTTCTCTGGCTAAGTGGAGGACCTGGATGCTCTTCCATCTCTGGCCTTCTTTTTGAGAATG GGCCTCTTACTATGAAACTTGATGTTTATAATGGAACTCTACCTTCTTTGCTCTCTACTACATACTCATGGACTAAG ATTTCAAGCATAATATTCTTGGATCAACCTGTTGGAACTGGCTTCTCCTACTCAAGAACTTCACTTGATAACAAACCGAGTGATTCAGGAGAGGCTAAACGGATTCATGAGTTTCTTCAAAAG TGGCTAGGAAAGCATCAAGAGTTTACCTCAAACCCTTTCTATGCTGCAGGAGATTCTTATTCTGGTATGATTGTTCCGGCTCTGGTTCAAGAAATCTCAAGAG GAAATTATCAATGTTGCAATCCTCCAATAAATCTTCAG GGCTACATGCTGGGTAACCCAGTAACAGAACATAATGGTGTAAACTACCGCATTCCATATGCTCATGGTATGGCATTCATATCTGATGAGCTCTACGAG tCGCTAAAAAGAGTATGCAAAGGAGAATATGCAAATGTTGATTCACGTAACACAGAGTGCTTGAAACTCCTTGAAGAATATAATAAG TGTACAGATAGAATAACTCTATTTATTATACAGTATCCTTTGTGTGAAACTGAAACTCCAAATTGCTAT ATTTATCGCTATTTGTTATCTACCTACTGGGCCAATGACAAAACCGTACGCAAGGCTCTTCAAATCAATGAG GAGAGTATAGGAGAATGGATACGATGTTATCGGGATATTCCTTACAATCATGACATCGTAAGTAGCGTACCTTACCATAAGAATAACAGTATTAGTGGCTACCGTTCTCTCATCTTCAG TGGTGATCACGATATGGCAGTGCCTTACCTTGGAACCCAAGCTTGGATAAGGTCTCTCAACTATTCCATCGTTGATGATTGGAGGCCATGGATGATCAAAGACCAAATCGCTGG ATACACAAGAACTTATGCAAATAAAATGACATTTGCTACTATCAAA GAAGGTGGGCACACGCCAGAGTATAAACCAGAGGAAAGCTTTATCATGTTCGAAAGGTGGATCAATGGCCAACCTCTGTAG